A single region of the Salvia miltiorrhiza cultivar Shanhuang (shh) chromosome 8, IMPLAD_Smil_shh, whole genome shotgun sequence genome encodes:
- the LOC130997551 gene encoding uncharacterized protein LOC130997551 isoform X4: MEGSVLPPSQKTSRKCANHSKDLWLVVREGSVSDVDSALLMLKKNGGNINARNLFGLTPLHIATWRNHIPVVRRLLEAGADPNARDGESEWSSLHRALHFGHLAVACVLLQFGALLTLGDSKSRTPIDLLSGPVLQAVGKETSSINTEVFSWGSGVNYQLGTGNAHIQKLPCKVESLHGSFIKSISAAKFHSVAVSACGEVYTWGFGRGGRLGHPDFDIHSGQAAVITPRQVTMGLGARRVNAVAAAKHHTVVATEGGEVFTWGSNREGQLGYTSVDTQPTPRRVSSLKARIVAVSAANKHTAVVSLAGEIYTWGCNREGQLGYGTSNSASNYSPRVVAYLKGKHLVGVSAAKYHTIVLGSDGEVFTWGHRLVNPRRVTIARNIRKAGNTVLKFHRKERLTVVAIAAGMTHSTALTDDGALFYWSSSDPELQSHQLHSLCGKGIVSISAGKYWTAAVTVTGDTYMWDGKKGQDSPPSPARLHGVKKATSVSVGETHLLIVSSLYHPCYLPQFADPQQKVKGEIDELREGFMFDDVENEDVLSDMKDDIENPALPSFRNSYEKPSVPSLKSLCEKVAAEHLVEPRNAIQVLEIADSLGADDLKRHCEEIVIRNLDYVLAVSAQTFAGTSLDILVDLEKLLDLKSSEPWSCRQLPTPTAKFPAIINSEDENGEDDTLRTRVDGTNGIILCKEGAHRLDGFLQSDDVAVEGVHKRIRALRKKLQQIELLEEKQSKGHLLDGQQISKLEMRSVLENSLAELGAPIETVQPIASSVVDERGSKKAESRKQRRKNKEKAAQKEDGCSDLAIDSEPGIMKGFLDAEVREEINKVQEKATDSGSFVAIHQTTVSKSHCKKAAGDVPPDVIASPTPSKKKNRKGGLSMFLSGALDDVPKSVAPPPPVLMPKSEGPAWGGAKASQGPKSLRIIQDEQSKTETKPTKKKESEDHSEGNNGKLPLSSFICSSPIVMAPARKSPISPDGDRNTPPWAASGTPPSFSRPSLRDIQFQQQLGVSHSPKNSTTGFSVMNGPGSPSESAGLNRWFKPEVDAPSSLRSIQIEERAIKDLKRFYSNVRIVKNQS, from the exons atggAGGGTTCAGTTTTGCCTCCATCCCAGAAAACATCCCGTAAATGTGCTAATCATAGTAAGGATCTCTGGCTGGTTGTGCGAGAGGGCTCTGTATCTGATGTAGATTCAGCCTTGTTGATGCTAAAGAAAAATGGGGGAAACATTAACGCGAGGAACCTGTTTGGGCTCACACCTTTGCATATTGCTACCTGGAGGAACCACATACCAGTTGTGAGAAGGCTTCTTGAAGCTGGTGCAGACCCTAATGCGAGg GATGGGGAATCAGAGTGGAGTAGCCTTCACAGGGCTCTCCATTTTGGACATTTAGCAGTTGCTTGTGTCCTCCTCCAATTTGGCGCCTTGTTGACATTGGGGGATTCGAAATCTAGAACACCAATTGATCTCTTGTCTGGGCCTGTACTGCAGGCTGTTGGCAAGGAAACCAGTTCGA taAATACAGAAGTCTTTAGCTGGGGCAGTGGTGTAAACTATCAACTTGGAACTGGAAATGCACACATCCAGAAGTTACCATGCAAAGTGGAATCTCTTCATGGTTCATTCATCAAATCTATTTCTGCTGCAAAGTTCCACAGTGTGGCAGTTAGTGCATGTGGGGAAGTTTACACTTGGGGATTTGGAAGGGGTGGCCGCCTAGGGCATCCCGACTTTGATATACACAG TGGCCAAGCTGCAGTCATCACTCCTCGTCAAGTGACAATGGGTTTAGGTGCACGTCGAGTTaatgctgttgctgctgctaaACATCACACTGTTGTTGCGACAGAGGGTGGAGAAGTATTTACATGGGGTTCCAATCGAG AGGGTCAGCTTGGCTATACTTCTGTTGACACGCAACCTACTCCTCGTAGAGTAAGTTCCTTGAAGGCAAGAATAGTGGCTGTTTCTGCAGCAAATAAACACACAGCGGTAGTTTCACTGGCTGGTGAGATATATACATGGGGTTGCAATAGAGAGGGCCAACTTGGTTATGGCACCTCTAACTCAGCTTCAAATTACAGCCCGAGGGTAGTGGCATACTTGAAGGGTAAACACCTCGTTGGAGTCTCTGCAGCAAAGTATCACACTATTGTTTTAGGGTCTGATGGGGAG GTGTTCACTTGGGGTCATCGACTTGTTAACCCTAGACGTGTAACCATTGCTAGAAATATTAGGAAAGCTGGAAATACTGTGCTGAAATTTCATCGCAAGGAACGCCTTACTGTTGTTGCTATAGCCGCTGGCATGACACACAGCACAGCACTTACAGATGATGGTGCATTGTTCTACTGGTCATCTTCAGATCCTGAACTTCAGAGTCACCAG TTACACTCACTATGTGGGAAAGGGATAGTTAGCATATCTGCTGGGAAATACTGGACTGCTGCAGTTACTGTGACTGGTGATACTTACATGTGGGATGGTAAGAAGGGACAAGATTCTCCACCTAGTCCAGCTAGGCTGCATGGGGTGAAGAAAGCAACCTCAGTATCAGTTGGAGAAACGCATTTGCTGATTGTTAGCTCACTCTATCATCCATGCTATCTTCCCCAGTTTGCTGATCCACAACAAAAGGTCAAGGGTGAAATAGATGAACTGCGTGAAGGTTTCATGTTTGATGATGTAGAGAATGAGGATGTGTTGTCCGATATGAAGGATGATATTGAAAATCCAGCACTGCCCAGTTTTAGAAATTCTTATGAGAAGCCAAGCGTACCGAGCTTAAAAAGTCTTTGTGAAAAAGTAGCTGCAGAGCATTTGGTTGAGCCAAGAAATGCCATACAAGTGCTTGAAATTGCAGATTCCCTGGGAGCAGATGATCTCAAGAGACATTGTGAG GAGATTGTGATTCGTAACCTAGATTATGTACTCGCAGTGTCAGCGCAAACTTTTGCTGGCACGTCATTGGATATTTTGGTTGATCTTGAAAAACTTCTAGACTTGAAGTCATCAGAGCCATGGAGTTGTCGTCAGCTTCCTACACCCACTGCAAAATTTCCAGCTATAATAAATAGTGAAGATGAGAATGGTGAAGATGATACACTTAGGACGCGCGTTGATGGTACAAACGGGATAATTTTATGCAAAGAGGGAGCTCATAGGTTAGATGGCTTTTTACAATCCGATGATGTTGCAGTGGAAGGTGTCCACAAAAGAATCAGAGCTTTGAGAAAAAAGTTGCAGCAGATTGAGCTGCTTGAGGAAAAACAATCTAAGGGCCATCTTCTCGATGGCCAGCAGATTTCCAAACTTGAAATGAGATCGGTGCTGGAGAATTCACTTGCTGAGCTTGGTGCGCCAATTGAAACTGTTCAACCAATAGCATCTTCCGTGGTAGATGAAAGAGGGAGTAAAAAAGCAGAATCTagaaaacaaagaagaaagaACAAAGAAAAGGCTGCCCAGAAGGAAGATGGTTGTAGTGATTTAGCTATTGATTCTGAGCCAGGCATCATGAAGGGCTTCCTGGATGCTGAAGTTCGCGAAGAGATCAATAAGGTTCAG GAGAAAGCTACAGATTCTGGGAGTTTTGTGGCAATTCACCAGACCACGGTTTCTAAATCTCATTGTAAGAAGGCAGCTGGAGATGTTCCCCCAGATGTGATTGCTTCTCCAACTCCATCTAAGAAAAAGAACAGGAAAGGCGGGCTTTCTATGTTTCTCAGTGGGGCCCTTGACGATGTTCCAAAAAGTGTTGCCCCACCTCCGCCTGTCTTGATGCCGAAAAGTGAGGGTCCTGCTTGGGGTGGTGCTAAAGCTTCTCAGGGACCAAAGTCGCTTCGCATCATACAGGACGAGCAGAGCAAGACCGAGACCAAGCCCACAAAGAAGAAAGAGTCAGAAGATCATTCCGAAGGCAACAACGGGAAACTCCCATTAAGTTCATTCATCTGTTCCTCTCCAATAGTTATGGCCCCTGCTCGGAAATCACCAATATCTCCCGATGGAGATAGAAACACACCACCTTGGGCGGCATCTGGAACTCCCCCCTCCTTTTCCCGTCCATCTCTAAGGGACATCCAATTCCAGCAG CAGCTTGGAGTTTCTCATAGCCCAAAGAATAGCACTACTGGATTCTCCGTGATGAATGGCCCGGGATCGCCATCAGAATCTGCTGGCTTGAACCGTTGGTTCAAACCAGAGGTCGATGCTCCCTCGTCACTTCGCTCGATTCAGATTGAAGAGAGGGCTATTAAAGACCTGAAGCGCTTCTACAGCAATGTTAGGATTGTAAAGAACCAGTCGTAA
- the LOC130997551 gene encoding uncharacterized protein LOC130997551 isoform X1, whose protein sequence is MEGSVLPPSQKTSRKCANHSKDLWLVVREGSVSDVDSALLMLKKNGGNINARNLFGLTPLHIATWRNHIPVVRRLLEAGADPNARDGESEWSSLHRALHFGHLAVACVLLQFGALLTLGDSKSRTPIDLLSGPVLQAVGKETSSSMQRILKYVFLGLFLTSSWMLIYFFLFSVNTEVFSWGSGVNYQLGTGNAHIQKLPCKVESLHGSFIKSISAAKFHSVAVSACGEVYTWGFGRGGRLGHPDFDIHSGQAAVITPRQVTMGLGARRVNAVAAAKHHTVVATEGGEVFTWGSNREGQLGYTSVDTQPTPRRVSSLKARIVAVSAANKHTAVVSLAGEIYTWGCNREGQLGYGTSNSASNYSPRVVAYLKGKHLVGVSAAKYHTIVLGSDGEVFTWGHRLVNPRRVTIARNIRKAGNTVLKFHRKERLTVVAIAAGMTHSTALTDDGALFYWSSSDPELQSHQLHSLCGKGIVSISAGKYWTAAVTVTGDTYMWDGKKGQDSPPSPARLHGVKKATSVSVGETHLLIVSSLYHPCYLPQFADPQQKVKGEIDELREGFMFDDVENEDVLSDMKDDIENPALPSFRNSYEKPSVPSLKSLCEKVAAEHLVEPRNAIQVLEIADSLGADDLKRHCEEIVIRNLDYVLAVSAQTFAGTSLDILVDLEKLLDLKSSEPWSCRQLPTPTAKFPAIINSEDENGEDDTLRTRVDGTNGIILCKEGAHRLDGFLQSDDVAVEGVHKRIRALRKKLQQIELLEEKQSKGHLLDGQQISKLEMRSVLENSLAELGAPIETVQPIASSVVDERGSKKAESRKQRRKNKEKAAQKEDGCSDLAIDSEPGIMKGFLDAEVREEINKVQEKATDSGSFVAIHQTTVSKSHCKKAAGDVPPDVIASPTPSKKKNRKGGLSMFLSGALDDVPKSVAPPPPVLMPKSEGPAWGGAKASQGPKSLRIIQDEQSKTETKPTKKKESEDHSEGNNGKLPLSSFICSSPIVMAPARKSPISPDGDRNTPPWAASGTPPSFSRPSLRDIQFQQGKQQLGVSHSPKNSTTGFSVMNGPGSPSESAGLNRWFKPEVDAPSSLRSIQIEERAIKDLKRFYSNVRIVKNQS, encoded by the exons atggAGGGTTCAGTTTTGCCTCCATCCCAGAAAACATCCCGTAAATGTGCTAATCATAGTAAGGATCTCTGGCTGGTTGTGCGAGAGGGCTCTGTATCTGATGTAGATTCAGCCTTGTTGATGCTAAAGAAAAATGGGGGAAACATTAACGCGAGGAACCTGTTTGGGCTCACACCTTTGCATATTGCTACCTGGAGGAACCACATACCAGTTGTGAGAAGGCTTCTTGAAGCTGGTGCAGACCCTAATGCGAGg GATGGGGAATCAGAGTGGAGTAGCCTTCACAGGGCTCTCCATTTTGGACATTTAGCAGTTGCTTGTGTCCTCCTCCAATTTGGCGCCTTGTTGACATTGGGGGATTCGAAATCTAGAACACCAATTGATCTCTTGTCTGGGCCTGTACTGCAGGCTGTTGGCAAGGAAACCAGTTCGAGTATGCAACGAATCCTCAAATATGTTTTTCTAGGTTTATTTCTGACATCATCATGGATGTTGatctatttctttttattttcagtaAATACAGAAGTCTTTAGCTGGGGCAGTGGTGTAAACTATCAACTTGGAACTGGAAATGCACACATCCAGAAGTTACCATGCAAAGTGGAATCTCTTCATGGTTCATTCATCAAATCTATTTCTGCTGCAAAGTTCCACAGTGTGGCAGTTAGTGCATGTGGGGAAGTTTACACTTGGGGATTTGGAAGGGGTGGCCGCCTAGGGCATCCCGACTTTGATATACACAG TGGCCAAGCTGCAGTCATCACTCCTCGTCAAGTGACAATGGGTTTAGGTGCACGTCGAGTTaatgctgttgctgctgctaaACATCACACTGTTGTTGCGACAGAGGGTGGAGAAGTATTTACATGGGGTTCCAATCGAG AGGGTCAGCTTGGCTATACTTCTGTTGACACGCAACCTACTCCTCGTAGAGTAAGTTCCTTGAAGGCAAGAATAGTGGCTGTTTCTGCAGCAAATAAACACACAGCGGTAGTTTCACTGGCTGGTGAGATATATACATGGGGTTGCAATAGAGAGGGCCAACTTGGTTATGGCACCTCTAACTCAGCTTCAAATTACAGCCCGAGGGTAGTGGCATACTTGAAGGGTAAACACCTCGTTGGAGTCTCTGCAGCAAAGTATCACACTATTGTTTTAGGGTCTGATGGGGAG GTGTTCACTTGGGGTCATCGACTTGTTAACCCTAGACGTGTAACCATTGCTAGAAATATTAGGAAAGCTGGAAATACTGTGCTGAAATTTCATCGCAAGGAACGCCTTACTGTTGTTGCTATAGCCGCTGGCATGACACACAGCACAGCACTTACAGATGATGGTGCATTGTTCTACTGGTCATCTTCAGATCCTGAACTTCAGAGTCACCAG TTACACTCACTATGTGGGAAAGGGATAGTTAGCATATCTGCTGGGAAATACTGGACTGCTGCAGTTACTGTGACTGGTGATACTTACATGTGGGATGGTAAGAAGGGACAAGATTCTCCACCTAGTCCAGCTAGGCTGCATGGGGTGAAGAAAGCAACCTCAGTATCAGTTGGAGAAACGCATTTGCTGATTGTTAGCTCACTCTATCATCCATGCTATCTTCCCCAGTTTGCTGATCCACAACAAAAGGTCAAGGGTGAAATAGATGAACTGCGTGAAGGTTTCATGTTTGATGATGTAGAGAATGAGGATGTGTTGTCCGATATGAAGGATGATATTGAAAATCCAGCACTGCCCAGTTTTAGAAATTCTTATGAGAAGCCAAGCGTACCGAGCTTAAAAAGTCTTTGTGAAAAAGTAGCTGCAGAGCATTTGGTTGAGCCAAGAAATGCCATACAAGTGCTTGAAATTGCAGATTCCCTGGGAGCAGATGATCTCAAGAGACATTGTGAG GAGATTGTGATTCGTAACCTAGATTATGTACTCGCAGTGTCAGCGCAAACTTTTGCTGGCACGTCATTGGATATTTTGGTTGATCTTGAAAAACTTCTAGACTTGAAGTCATCAGAGCCATGGAGTTGTCGTCAGCTTCCTACACCCACTGCAAAATTTCCAGCTATAATAAATAGTGAAGATGAGAATGGTGAAGATGATACACTTAGGACGCGCGTTGATGGTACAAACGGGATAATTTTATGCAAAGAGGGAGCTCATAGGTTAGATGGCTTTTTACAATCCGATGATGTTGCAGTGGAAGGTGTCCACAAAAGAATCAGAGCTTTGAGAAAAAAGTTGCAGCAGATTGAGCTGCTTGAGGAAAAACAATCTAAGGGCCATCTTCTCGATGGCCAGCAGATTTCCAAACTTGAAATGAGATCGGTGCTGGAGAATTCACTTGCTGAGCTTGGTGCGCCAATTGAAACTGTTCAACCAATAGCATCTTCCGTGGTAGATGAAAGAGGGAGTAAAAAAGCAGAATCTagaaaacaaagaagaaagaACAAAGAAAAGGCTGCCCAGAAGGAAGATGGTTGTAGTGATTTAGCTATTGATTCTGAGCCAGGCATCATGAAGGGCTTCCTGGATGCTGAAGTTCGCGAAGAGATCAATAAGGTTCAG GAGAAAGCTACAGATTCTGGGAGTTTTGTGGCAATTCACCAGACCACGGTTTCTAAATCTCATTGTAAGAAGGCAGCTGGAGATGTTCCCCCAGATGTGATTGCTTCTCCAACTCCATCTAAGAAAAAGAACAGGAAAGGCGGGCTTTCTATGTTTCTCAGTGGGGCCCTTGACGATGTTCCAAAAAGTGTTGCCCCACCTCCGCCTGTCTTGATGCCGAAAAGTGAGGGTCCTGCTTGGGGTGGTGCTAAAGCTTCTCAGGGACCAAAGTCGCTTCGCATCATACAGGACGAGCAGAGCAAGACCGAGACCAAGCCCACAAAGAAGAAAGAGTCAGAAGATCATTCCGAAGGCAACAACGGGAAACTCCCATTAAGTTCATTCATCTGTTCCTCTCCAATAGTTATGGCCCCTGCTCGGAAATCACCAATATCTCCCGATGGAGATAGAAACACACCACCTTGGGCGGCATCTGGAACTCCCCCCTCCTTTTCCCGTCCATCTCTAAGGGACATCCAATTCCAGCAG GGAAAGCAGCAGCTTGGAGTTTCTCATAGCCCAAAGAATAGCACTACTGGATTCTCCGTGATGAATGGCCCGGGATCGCCATCAGAATCTGCTGGCTTGAACCGTTGGTTCAAACCAGAGGTCGATGCTCCCTCGTCACTTCGCTCGATTCAGATTGAAGAGAGGGCTATTAAAGACCTGAAGCGCTTCTACAGCAATGTTAGGATTGTAAAGAACCAGTCGTAA
- the LOC130997551 gene encoding uncharacterized protein LOC130997551 isoform X3 yields MEGSVLPPSQKTSRKCANHSKDLWLVVREGSVSDVDSALLMLKKNGGNINARNLFGLTPLHIATWRNHIPVVRRLLEAGADPNARDGESEWSSLHRALHFGHLAVACVLLQFGALLTLGDSKSRTPIDLLSGPVLQAVGKETSSINTEVFSWGSGVNYQLGTGNAHIQKLPCKVESLHGSFIKSISAAKFHSVAVSACGEVYTWGFGRGGRLGHPDFDIHSGQAAVITPRQVTMGLGARRVNAVAAAKHHTVVATEGGEVFTWGSNREGQLGYTSVDTQPTPRRVSSLKARIVAVSAANKHTAVVSLAGEIYTWGCNREGQLGYGTSNSASNYSPRVVAYLKGKHLVGVSAAKYHTIVLGSDGEVFTWGHRLVNPRRVTIARNIRKAGNTVLKFHRKERLTVVAIAAGMTHSTALTDDGALFYWSSSDPELQSHQLHSLCGKGIVSISAGKYWTAAVTVTGDTYMWDGKKGQDSPPSPARLHGVKKATSVSVGETHLLIVSSLYHPCYLPQFADPQQKVKGEIDELREGFMFDDVENEDVLSDMKDDIENPALPSFRNSYEKPSVPSLKSLCEKVAAEHLVEPRNAIQVLEIADSLGADDLKRHCEEIVIRNLDYVLAVSAQTFAGTSLDILVDLEKLLDLKSSEPWSCRQLPTPTAKFPAIINSEDENGEDDTLRTRVDGTNGIILCKEGAHRLDGFLQSDDVAVEGVHKRIRALRKKLQQIELLEEKQSKGHLLDGQQISKLEMRSVLENSLAELGAPIETVQPIASSVVDERGSKKAESRKQRRKNKEKAAQKEDGCSDLAIDSEPGIMKGFLDAEVREEINKVQEKATDSGSFVAIHQTTVSKSHCKKAAGDVPPDVIASPTPSKKKNRKGGLSMFLSGALDDVPKSVAPPPPVLMPKSEGPAWGGAKASQGPKSLRIIQDEQSKTETKPTKKKESEDHSEGNNGKLPLSSFICSSPIVMAPARKSPISPDGDRNTPPWAASGTPPSFSRPSLRDIQFQQGKQQLGVSHSPKNSTTGFSVMNGPGSPSESAGLNRWFKPEVDAPSSLRSIQIEERAIKDLKRFYSNVRIVKNQS; encoded by the exons atggAGGGTTCAGTTTTGCCTCCATCCCAGAAAACATCCCGTAAATGTGCTAATCATAGTAAGGATCTCTGGCTGGTTGTGCGAGAGGGCTCTGTATCTGATGTAGATTCAGCCTTGTTGATGCTAAAGAAAAATGGGGGAAACATTAACGCGAGGAACCTGTTTGGGCTCACACCTTTGCATATTGCTACCTGGAGGAACCACATACCAGTTGTGAGAAGGCTTCTTGAAGCTGGTGCAGACCCTAATGCGAGg GATGGGGAATCAGAGTGGAGTAGCCTTCACAGGGCTCTCCATTTTGGACATTTAGCAGTTGCTTGTGTCCTCCTCCAATTTGGCGCCTTGTTGACATTGGGGGATTCGAAATCTAGAACACCAATTGATCTCTTGTCTGGGCCTGTACTGCAGGCTGTTGGCAAGGAAACCAGTTCGA taAATACAGAAGTCTTTAGCTGGGGCAGTGGTGTAAACTATCAACTTGGAACTGGAAATGCACACATCCAGAAGTTACCATGCAAAGTGGAATCTCTTCATGGTTCATTCATCAAATCTATTTCTGCTGCAAAGTTCCACAGTGTGGCAGTTAGTGCATGTGGGGAAGTTTACACTTGGGGATTTGGAAGGGGTGGCCGCCTAGGGCATCCCGACTTTGATATACACAG TGGCCAAGCTGCAGTCATCACTCCTCGTCAAGTGACAATGGGTTTAGGTGCACGTCGAGTTaatgctgttgctgctgctaaACATCACACTGTTGTTGCGACAGAGGGTGGAGAAGTATTTACATGGGGTTCCAATCGAG AGGGTCAGCTTGGCTATACTTCTGTTGACACGCAACCTACTCCTCGTAGAGTAAGTTCCTTGAAGGCAAGAATAGTGGCTGTTTCTGCAGCAAATAAACACACAGCGGTAGTTTCACTGGCTGGTGAGATATATACATGGGGTTGCAATAGAGAGGGCCAACTTGGTTATGGCACCTCTAACTCAGCTTCAAATTACAGCCCGAGGGTAGTGGCATACTTGAAGGGTAAACACCTCGTTGGAGTCTCTGCAGCAAAGTATCACACTATTGTTTTAGGGTCTGATGGGGAG GTGTTCACTTGGGGTCATCGACTTGTTAACCCTAGACGTGTAACCATTGCTAGAAATATTAGGAAAGCTGGAAATACTGTGCTGAAATTTCATCGCAAGGAACGCCTTACTGTTGTTGCTATAGCCGCTGGCATGACACACAGCACAGCACTTACAGATGATGGTGCATTGTTCTACTGGTCATCTTCAGATCCTGAACTTCAGAGTCACCAG TTACACTCACTATGTGGGAAAGGGATAGTTAGCATATCTGCTGGGAAATACTGGACTGCTGCAGTTACTGTGACTGGTGATACTTACATGTGGGATGGTAAGAAGGGACAAGATTCTCCACCTAGTCCAGCTAGGCTGCATGGGGTGAAGAAAGCAACCTCAGTATCAGTTGGAGAAACGCATTTGCTGATTGTTAGCTCACTCTATCATCCATGCTATCTTCCCCAGTTTGCTGATCCACAACAAAAGGTCAAGGGTGAAATAGATGAACTGCGTGAAGGTTTCATGTTTGATGATGTAGAGAATGAGGATGTGTTGTCCGATATGAAGGATGATATTGAAAATCCAGCACTGCCCAGTTTTAGAAATTCTTATGAGAAGCCAAGCGTACCGAGCTTAAAAAGTCTTTGTGAAAAAGTAGCTGCAGAGCATTTGGTTGAGCCAAGAAATGCCATACAAGTGCTTGAAATTGCAGATTCCCTGGGAGCAGATGATCTCAAGAGACATTGTGAG GAGATTGTGATTCGTAACCTAGATTATGTACTCGCAGTGTCAGCGCAAACTTTTGCTGGCACGTCATTGGATATTTTGGTTGATCTTGAAAAACTTCTAGACTTGAAGTCATCAGAGCCATGGAGTTGTCGTCAGCTTCCTACACCCACTGCAAAATTTCCAGCTATAATAAATAGTGAAGATGAGAATGGTGAAGATGATACACTTAGGACGCGCGTTGATGGTACAAACGGGATAATTTTATGCAAAGAGGGAGCTCATAGGTTAGATGGCTTTTTACAATCCGATGATGTTGCAGTGGAAGGTGTCCACAAAAGAATCAGAGCTTTGAGAAAAAAGTTGCAGCAGATTGAGCTGCTTGAGGAAAAACAATCTAAGGGCCATCTTCTCGATGGCCAGCAGATTTCCAAACTTGAAATGAGATCGGTGCTGGAGAATTCACTTGCTGAGCTTGGTGCGCCAATTGAAACTGTTCAACCAATAGCATCTTCCGTGGTAGATGAAAGAGGGAGTAAAAAAGCAGAATCTagaaaacaaagaagaaagaACAAAGAAAAGGCTGCCCAGAAGGAAGATGGTTGTAGTGATTTAGCTATTGATTCTGAGCCAGGCATCATGAAGGGCTTCCTGGATGCTGAAGTTCGCGAAGAGATCAATAAGGTTCAG GAGAAAGCTACAGATTCTGGGAGTTTTGTGGCAATTCACCAGACCACGGTTTCTAAATCTCATTGTAAGAAGGCAGCTGGAGATGTTCCCCCAGATGTGATTGCTTCTCCAACTCCATCTAAGAAAAAGAACAGGAAAGGCGGGCTTTCTATGTTTCTCAGTGGGGCCCTTGACGATGTTCCAAAAAGTGTTGCCCCACCTCCGCCTGTCTTGATGCCGAAAAGTGAGGGTCCTGCTTGGGGTGGTGCTAAAGCTTCTCAGGGACCAAAGTCGCTTCGCATCATACAGGACGAGCAGAGCAAGACCGAGACCAAGCCCACAAAGAAGAAAGAGTCAGAAGATCATTCCGAAGGCAACAACGGGAAACTCCCATTAAGTTCATTCATCTGTTCCTCTCCAATAGTTATGGCCCCTGCTCGGAAATCACCAATATCTCCCGATGGAGATAGAAACACACCACCTTGGGCGGCATCTGGAACTCCCCCCTCCTTTTCCCGTCCATCTCTAAGGGACATCCAATTCCAGCAG GGAAAGCAGCAGCTTGGAGTTTCTCATAGCCCAAAGAATAGCACTACTGGATTCTCCGTGATGAATGGCCCGGGATCGCCATCAGAATCTGCTGGCTTGAACCGTTGGTTCAAACCAGAGGTCGATGCTCCCTCGTCACTTCGCTCGATTCAGATTGAAGAGAGGGCTATTAAAGACCTGAAGCGCTTCTACAGCAATGTTAGGATTGTAAAGAACCAGTCGTAA